A single Verrucomicrobiia bacterium DNA region contains:
- a CDS encoding cyclic nucleotide-binding domain-containing protein: MSHMLESCQALPQVSYKTGDEVLHEGQSTGHLYILIEGKVEICKGDVQVSRVSEPGSIFGEMSILLHQPHMATVKCLTDCKFLEAENARQFLDAHPEVTIIVAETLARRLNNLTRYLVDLKHQFEDQKDHMSMVDEVLESLLHHQGKSKKKSG, translated from the coding sequence ATGAGCCATATGCTGGAATCTTGCCAGGCACTGCCGCAGGTATCCTATAAGACAGGCGATGAGGTTTTGCACGAAGGCCAGAGCACGGGCCACCTCTATATCCTCATAGAGGGTAAGGTGGAGATATGCAAAGGCGATGTGCAGGTAAGCCGTGTGTCTGAACCTGGGTCCATCTTTGGCGAGATGTCCATCCTGCTCCATCAGCCGCACATGGCCACCGTCAAGTGCCTGACAGATTGCAAGTTCTTGGAGGCCGAGAATGCACGCCAGTTTCTGGATGCACATCCAGAAGTAACGATCATCGTCGCTGAAACACTGGCGCGGAGGCTAAACAATCTCACGCGCTATCTGGTAGACTTGAAACACCAGTTCGAAGATCAGAAAGATCACATGAGCATGGTGGATGAAGTGCTGGAAAGCTTGCTGCATCATCAAGGGAAGTCGAAGAAAAAGTCCGGGTAA
- a CDS encoding YfhO family protein, translating into MAANKSPQSDTGLKTWQCLALALAGLLVLLLISFHDGLGEGMVHFNNDAPYGMIKAREDSAIAGLTGYWENLNWVGIEQPSGQPELGNAYYFLTGTELFCKTFPAFSLFFLGFCGWVLFRALKFHPVVCFAGAVAAAYNTNSFSNACWGLGTWPIARGMVLLAIAALFSYREKPHWSKLVLAGAAVGFNIMGAFDTGAIYSLYVAAFGLALAFSKASEPLLKRSGKGILQVGVVAVCAFLLSAHTVMNLIGTQVQGVVGMEQTEQAKQERWKGATLWSFPKIETLRLAVPGMFGYRMSESQTAKPADYWGTVGAQDDAPYTRYSGSGEYAGLLVLLLAAWALGQSLRRDGKELSGDNDKYVIWFCAIAGFIALLLSYGRFAPFYQIIYKLPFFSTIRNPIKFTNPLHISLLILFGYGLNNLVKSYFFTSKGETLSWGAAWVAFKKMSDQHAKKLLYGGIVLLGVCGLAGLIYSSSSAELVSYLEKARFTPESAKTLAAYSAKEVFIALMFFAASLLVIWGGMSGWLKPRLALGILVALLAVDFVRANMPWVNFYDYRYRYASNHVIDFLKSQSPYWRNATEVSPLSRSYLLTPEANHFGGVFSAWLQNQYQYYQIQSLDIIQMPRPPVLELNYIMNFKPTDNTTGSDLYKLSRVWELTSTRYLVGLEGYLPILNQQFDRGRNRFSIKEKFQFTAKPGATGNIGQYDVTTAPSDKGPLAIFEFTGALPRAHIYTQWESGMSNSILYTNMGAVTTNEAALPMIAAPDFDPQMKVLISETIPAPASSPAKEGMTNRVSDVNIQSRSVSMKVEVAQDSVLLLNDRHSPNWHVYVDGAERPLLRANYLMRAVQLKPGDKEVIFKFEPTAKYLKITVASMAVALGLLVWWPLREKRQAASPEPAAK; encoded by the coding sequence ATGGCAGCAAATAAAAGCCCGCAATCCGATACCGGCCTTAAAACTTGGCAATGTCTCGCGCTAGCCTTGGCCGGCCTGCTCGTCCTGCTGCTCATCTCTTTCCATGACGGTCTGGGGGAAGGAATGGTGCATTTCAACAATGACGCCCCATATGGCATGATCAAGGCGCGGGAGGATTCGGCCATTGCTGGACTTACCGGGTATTGGGAAAACCTGAACTGGGTGGGCATTGAGCAGCCCAGCGGCCAGCCAGAACTGGGCAATGCTTATTACTTCCTCACCGGAACCGAGCTGTTCTGCAAAACGTTCCCGGCTTTTTCCCTCTTTTTTCTGGGGTTCTGTGGCTGGGTCTTGTTCCGCGCGCTCAAGTTTCATCCCGTGGTATGTTTTGCGGGAGCAGTAGCGGCGGCTTATAATACCAACTCCTTTTCCAATGCTTGCTGGGGCTTGGGCACCTGGCCGATCGCCCGCGGTATGGTCCTGCTTGCGATCGCTGCCCTGTTCAGCTACCGCGAGAAGCCGCATTGGTCCAAGCTGGTGCTCGCAGGCGCTGCCGTGGGCTTCAACATCATGGGTGCTTTCGATACGGGGGCGATTTACAGTCTCTATGTGGCGGCCTTTGGCCTGGCTCTGGCCTTCAGCAAGGCGAGCGAGCCATTGCTCAAGCGCAGCGGCAAAGGCATACTACAAGTCGGGGTGGTGGCCGTTTGCGCGTTCCTGCTTTCTGCCCATACCGTCATGAACCTTATCGGCACCCAGGTGCAAGGTGTCGTCGGCATGGAGCAGACGGAGCAGGCTAAACAGGAACGCTGGAAGGGCGCCACACTTTGGAGCTTCCCGAAGATCGAAACCCTCAGGCTCGCTGTGCCAGGCATGTTCGGTTATCGCATGTCAGAAAGTCAGACAGCCAAGCCTGCTGATTACTGGGGTACAGTCGGAGCGCAAGACGATGCTCCCTATACCCGCTATTCCGGTTCTGGCGAATATGCTGGCTTGCTGGTATTGCTGCTGGCCGCATGGGCTTTGGGGCAAAGCCTGCGACGCGATGGAAAAGAGCTTTCCGGCGATAATGACAAATATGTCATCTGGTTTTGTGCGATCGCCGGCTTCATCGCCCTGCTCCTCTCATACGGGCGCTTTGCACCGTTTTACCAGATCATCTACAAACTGCCTTTCTTCTCCACCATCCGGAATCCCATCAAATTCACCAACCCTCTGCACATCTCGCTACTGATCCTGTTCGGCTACGGGCTGAACAATCTGGTGAAATCCTACTTCTTCACCAGCAAAGGAGAAACCCTGTCTTGGGGGGCTGCGTGGGTGGCATTTAAGAAAATGTCTGATCAACACGCCAAGAAACTCCTGTATGGTGGAATCGTGCTCCTGGGTGTTTGCGGACTGGCCGGGTTGATCTATTCCTCTTCCTCTGCGGAATTGGTCAGCTATCTGGAAAAAGCCCGTTTCACCCCGGAATCCGCCAAGACACTGGCTGCCTACAGCGCCAAGGAAGTCTTCATAGCATTGATGTTTTTCGCTGCTTCCCTGCTGGTGATCTGGGGCGGGATGAGCGGCTGGCTAAAGCCCCGGCTCGCCTTGGGGATACTGGTGGCGCTGCTGGCGGTGGACTTCGTCCGCGCCAATATGCCCTGGGTGAATTTCTATGACTACCGGTATCGCTACGCCTCCAATCACGTCATTGATTTCCTGAAGTCGCAATCCCCTTATTGGCGGAACGCCACCGAAGTTTCTCCCTTGAGCCGCAGTTACCTCCTCACGCCAGAAGCCAATCACTTCGGCGGAGTGTTCAGCGCATGGCTGCAGAACCAATATCAGTATTACCAGATACAGTCGCTTGACATCATCCAGATGCCCCGCCCGCCGGTGTTGGAACTCAATTACATCATGAATTTCAAACCGACAGATAACACCACCGGCAGCGACCTGTACAAGCTCAGCCGCGTCTGGGAGCTGACCAGCACGCGGTATCTGGTCGGCCTCGAAGGTTATCTGCCCATCCTGAACCAGCAGTTCGACCGCGGTCGCAACCGTTTCAGCATCAAGGAAAAATTCCAGTTCACCGCCAAGCCTGGTGCTACGGGAAACATCGGCCAATACGATGTCACCACCGCCCCTTCGGACAAAGGCCCTTTGGCCATCTTCGAGTTCACGGGCGCCCTGCCCCGAGCCCACATCTATACCCAATGGGAAAGCGGCATGAGCAACAGCATCCTTTACACAAACATGGGTGCCGTGACGACCAATGAAGCCGCCCTGCCGATGATCGCCGCGCCGGATTTTGACCCTCAGATGAAAGTGCTGATCTCAGAAACCATTCCGGCACCTGCCTCTTCACCCGCGAAAGAAGGTATGACCAATCGCGTCAGCGACGTGAACATCCAATCGCGCAGCGTGAGCATGAAGGTTGAGGTGGCACAAGATTCCGTGCTGCTCCTCAACGACCGTCACAGTCCCAACTGGCACGTGTATGTGGATGGCGCGGAACGTCCGCTCTTGCGGGCGAATTACCTCATGCGCGCCGTACAGTTGAAGCCGGGTGACAAGGAAGTGATCTTTAAGTTCGAGCCCACCGCCAAGTATCTCAAGATCACTGTCGCCTCGATGGCAGTTGCCCTAGGCTTGCTCGTGTGGTGGCCATTGCGCGAAAAAAGACAGGCTGCCTCCCCGGAACCTGCTGCCAAATAG
- a CDS encoding group III truncated hemoglobin produces MNVSLLERMGGRPVLLNLLRHFYADVRQHVLIGPIFTAHITDWPAHLEKIADFWSTIAGGPPAYSGPMGAKHMPLELKEEHFQAWLGLWEHNCKVWLAADCAAEMIQFARSIALRLRLISGVTIPADSLGASLTFGTRPYGQKPSVRLQSGPTS; encoded by the coding sequence ATGAACGTCAGTTTGCTGGAACGCATGGGTGGACGACCGGTTCTCCTGAACCTGTTACGCCATTTCTATGCCGATGTCCGTCAACACGTACTGATCGGCCCTATCTTCACCGCACATATCACAGATTGGCCGGCGCATCTGGAGAAGATTGCGGATTTTTGGAGTACCATCGCCGGTGGTCCGCCCGCTTACAGCGGGCCCATGGGGGCCAAACACATGCCTTTAGAGCTAAAGGAAGAACACTTTCAGGCATGGCTGGGCCTGTGGGAACATAATTGCAAAGTCTGGCTGGCTGCCGATTGCGCAGCGGAAATGATTCAATTTGCCCGGAGCATAGCCCTGCGTCTGCGCTTGATCAGCGGTGTCACCATCCCCGCAGACAGCCTTGGTGCCAGCCTGACTTTCGGTACGAGGCCGTATGGACAGAAGCCTTCCGTTAGGCTTCAATCCGGCCCGACATCATGA
- a CDS encoding Rieske 2Fe-2S domain-containing protein encodes MLPCQTKPCLPNRRDFIAGLFTGLASCRLGSKTWAQPVLALMSSATDGKLTVKPSDFPVLGAVGGFIGLAYDTNYPVLISRMTEGYRVMRAQCPHAGGTVVPNGTNFRCTNHGSLFNHEGIAYMGPAIGGSLPQYESLHQASDGLLEISLPDMAYRVTVVTASGADRLELTFTSTPGIKYEIRFRAQLTGAENVVPFSINPSGTIVTTEVTASGTSQIVYVSRNGQSGFFLVNVKVTQL; translated from the coding sequence ATGCTGCCTTGCCAGACCAAGCCTTGCCTGCCGAACCGGAGAGATTTCATTGCTGGCTTGTTCACCGGTCTCGCAAGTTGTCGCTTGGGCTCCAAAACATGGGCGCAACCGGTGCTGGCTCTCATGTCATCGGCTACCGATGGAAAGCTGACGGTGAAGCCCTCTGATTTCCCCGTGCTCGGAGCAGTAGGCGGTTTCATCGGGCTTGCCTACGATACAAACTATCCTGTGCTGATCAGCCGGATGACGGAAGGTTATCGCGTCATGCGTGCCCAATGTCCTCATGCCGGCGGCACGGTCGTTCCCAATGGCACGAACTTTCGTTGCACAAATCACGGCTCGCTCTTCAATCACGAAGGAATTGCTTACATGGGGCCGGCGATAGGCGGATCTCTGCCGCAGTATGAGTCACTTCATCAAGCGTCGGATGGTTTGCTGGAGATCAGTTTGCCCGATATGGCATACAGGGTGACAGTAGTGACCGCCTCAGGCGCAGATCGTCTTGAACTCACTTTTACATCCACTCCAGGGATAAAGTATGAGATCCGTTTTCGTGCACAGTTGACCGGGGCGGAAAACGTGGTGCCATTCTCCATAAATCCCTCTGGGACGATCGTGACCACTGAAGTGACCGCCAGCGGCACCAGCCAGATTGTGTATGTGAGCCGCAACGGCCAGAGCGGATTCTTTTTAGTGAATGTGAAGGTGACACAGTTGTAA
- a CDS encoding non-canonical purine NTP pyrophosphatase, with the protein MITLILATRNKHKTEEIQQILGPSFRCLSLVEFPDAPPIEENATTFGGNATLKSAGLAHWLLETPGKLSQISGEAYVLADDSGLEVDALNGAPGVYSARFANLDSGKPGNSPDGENNAKLLRLMQGVPTEIRSARFRCALALTPLVKEEKCSSPPCAADELETATLVFEGACEGRMDTKPAGGGGFGYDPMFIPVGYDKSFAELGEEVKNKLSHRSKALEKMLKYFAKQ; encoded by the coding sequence GTGATCACTTTGATTCTGGCCACGCGCAACAAACACAAGACGGAAGAGATCCAGCAGATCCTCGGTCCCTCTTTCCGCTGCCTTTCCCTGGTCGAGTTTCCTGACGCGCCGCCGATCGAAGAGAACGCGACCACGTTTGGAGGCAACGCCACGTTGAAGTCAGCGGGCTTGGCGCACTGGCTTCTGGAGACGCCCGGGAAATTATCCCAAATTTCGGGTGAGGCCTATGTGCTCGCAGATGACAGCGGCTTGGAAGTGGATGCGCTGAACGGCGCCCCCGGAGTCTACTCCGCGCGATTCGCGAATCTGGATTCCGGCAAGCCGGGCAATTCCCCAGATGGCGAAAATAACGCCAAGTTGCTGCGTCTTATGCAAGGTGTGCCAACGGAAATACGCAGTGCGCGTTTTCGTTGCGCGCTGGCACTCACGCCATTGGTGAAAGAGGAGAAATGTTCCTCACCTCCTTGCGCAGCGGATGAATTGGAAACGGCCACACTGGTATTCGAAGGTGCATGTGAAGGCCGCATGGATACCAAGCCCGCTGGCGGCGGCGGATTTGGCTATGATCCCATGTTCATCCCGGTTGGATATGACAAGTCCTTTGCAGAATTGGGCGAAGAAGTGAAGAACAAGCTGAGCCATCGCTCGAAGGCATTGGAGAAGATGCTGAAGTATTTTGCAAAACAGTAG
- a CDS encoding Nif3-like dinuclear metal center hexameric protein encodes MQSVELRKLTGYCDELLDTANVEDYPGAVNGLQVENTGKVTKIAAAVDGSIATVRKAIAAKADLLIVHHGLFWSPSHPWTGKRYELMRLLLEGNVAVYSSHLPLDLHAKLGNNAQLCAALGLKKMMPFFFEKKRYLGLKSATKISREELDTRVQKAVGGKTTVLACGPEICRNIGVVTGGAGAEVKKAAAEGVDTFITGEGPHWTFPLAEELGVNVIYGGHYATETFGVKALSAHLSKKCGVPWSFIDHPSGL; translated from the coding sequence ATGCAAAGTGTGGAACTGCGAAAGCTGACGGGGTATTGTGACGAGTTGCTGGATACGGCAAACGTGGAAGATTACCCCGGGGCGGTGAACGGCTTGCAGGTGGAAAACACCGGCAAGGTTACGAAGATCGCCGCTGCCGTGGATGGCAGCATTGCGACCGTCCGCAAGGCGATCGCAGCGAAAGCTGATCTGCTCATCGTGCATCACGGATTATTCTGGTCGCCATCGCATCCGTGGACGGGGAAGCGCTATGAGCTCATGCGCCTGTTACTGGAGGGAAACGTAGCGGTTTACAGTTCGCACCTGCCGTTGGACCTGCATGCGAAGCTGGGGAACAACGCACAACTTTGCGCGGCGCTTGGTTTGAAGAAAATGATGCCGTTTTTCTTTGAGAAGAAGCGATACTTGGGGCTGAAGTCAGCGACGAAGATCAGCCGGGAGGAATTGGATACGCGGGTGCAAAAGGCGGTCGGTGGCAAGACGACTGTGCTCGCGTGCGGACCGGAGATCTGCCGGAACATCGGCGTGGTGACGGGCGGAGCCGGAGCCGAGGTGAAGAAGGCGGCGGCTGAAGGTGTGGATACGTTCATCACGGGAGAAGGGCCACACTGGACTTTTCCGCTGGCGGAAGAATTGGGAGTGAATGTGATTTACGGCGGGCACTACGCCACTGAAACATTTGGAGTGAAAGCGCTCTCAGCGCATCTCTCGAAGAAATGCGGAGTGCCGTGGAGTTTCATCGATCACCCATCGGGGCTGTGA
- a CDS encoding metallophosphoesterase yields MKCLVVADLHYALKQWDWVHRAADSFDLVIIAGDLLDLSSLVEREAQSIVVLKYLDRIVRKKPLLVCSGNHDGTDHNAENEAIATWLEEAREGGTLVDGDSWEKDGCLFTICPWWDGDITRKEVGELLARDAAKPKQRWIWIYHAPPDHTKVSWTGRDWGGDAHLVEWIKQYQPDMVLSGHIHQSPFRNEGSWIDKINGTWVFNTGRQIGPEPAFILLDLENRQATWTSQAGQETMAL; encoded by the coding sequence ATGAAATGCCTCGTAGTAGCCGATCTGCACTACGCCCTAAAACAATGGGATTGGGTGCACCGTGCCGCTGACAGCTTCGACCTCGTCATCATCGCCGGAGACCTGCTGGACCTGAGTTCGCTCGTGGAGCGTGAGGCTCAATCCATTGTTGTCCTGAAATACCTCGACCGGATTGTCCGCAAGAAACCTCTGCTCGTGTGTTCCGGCAATCACGATGGCACCGACCACAATGCAGAGAATGAAGCCATCGCCACGTGGCTTGAGGAAGCGCGTGAGGGCGGCACGCTGGTGGACGGTGATTCATGGGAGAAAGACGGCTGCCTGTTCACCATCTGTCCTTGGTGGGATGGTGATATCACACGCAAGGAAGTCGGAGAATTGCTCGCGCGCGATGCGGCAAAGCCCAAGCAACGCTGGATCTGGATCTATCATGCTCCCCCTGATCATACGAAAGTGAGCTGGACCGGTCGTGATTGGGGTGGCGATGCGCACCTTGTAGAATGGATCAAACAATATCAGCCAGACATGGTTTTGAGCGGGCACATCCATCAGTCCCCTTTCCGTAACGAAGGCTCGTGGATCGATAAGATAAACGGCACGTGGGTTTTCAATACAGGACGTCAGATAGGCCCTGAACCCGCCTTCATCCTTCTGGATCTGGAAAACAGGCAGGCGACTTGGACATCCCAGGCGGGACAGGAGACGATGGCCTTATAG
- a CDS encoding Rrf2 family transcriptional regulator has product MNLTLFSDYSLRILMYAALNGGKQFSVDDVSNAYKLSRHHVAKAVNFLSQEGYLAAKRGRGGGILLGKAPSEIRIGQLLRRSEAGTPFIECFDVATNTCPLIKGCMLKGALFEAWNAFFDTLDKYTLADFVKRPERLQQALAITT; this is encoded by the coding sequence ATGAATCTGACCTTATTCTCTGATTACTCGCTTCGCATTCTCATGTATGCAGCTCTCAATGGTGGCAAGCAGTTCTCGGTGGATGACGTGTCGAACGCCTACAAGCTCTCGCGCCATCATGTGGCCAAGGCGGTGAACTTCCTTTCGCAGGAAGGTTACCTGGCCGCCAAGCGTGGTCGCGGGGGTGGGATTCTGCTGGGCAAAGCACCTTCGGAAATACGCATCGGCCAGTTGCTGCGCCGTAGCGAAGCAGGAACTCCGTTCATCGAGTGTTTCGATGTGGCCACGAATACATGTCCGCTCATCAAAGGCTGCATGCTGAAGGGGGCTCTGTTCGAAGCGTGGAATGCGTTCTTCGATACGCTGGATAAATACACGCTCGCCGATTTCGTAAAACGACCCGAGCGCCTGCAACAGGCGTTGGCGATCACTACATGA
- a CDS encoding class I SAM-dependent methyltransferase, translating into MSDSSSSHQESYRQNEAYAEFLSGWDAGFYAKYADTLRPANAGGRVLDVGCGVGQVVNRLQTAGYEAHGVDVSEPNIQRAVKFSPRCQLYDGRKLPFPDGFFDSAGALNVLEHVEEPELFIPELVRIVKRGGKIVLSSPNFFRVLGFKDYHPRMRGIGQKWSNFQRLQEKRRQIRETPEQVRFDRMEPIKREAFQPDDDAIIATNPLEMSFFLERAGCRVESVSCTDRYVAAPVEFGLNLGPWRWGMFNAFLIATKIK; encoded by the coding sequence ATGTCAGACTCCTCTTCATCACATCAGGAATCCTACCGGCAGAACGAAGCCTACGCCGAGTTTCTCTCCGGTTGGGATGCCGGCTTCTACGCCAAGTACGCTGATACCTTGCGGCCTGCCAATGCCGGGGGGCGGGTGCTGGATGTAGGCTGTGGAGTCGGCCAGGTGGTGAACCGCTTGCAAACCGCCGGTTATGAGGCTCACGGTGTGGATGTCTCGGAGCCGAACATCCAACGCGCGGTGAAATTCAGTCCTCGCTGCCAGCTCTATGACGGGCGCAAGCTGCCCTTCCCTGATGGCTTCTTCGATTCTGCTGGTGCATTGAATGTCTTGGAGCATGTGGAAGAGCCCGAACTGTTCATCCCTGAGCTTGTGCGCATAGTGAAACGCGGCGGCAAGATCGTGCTCTCCAGTCCGAACTTCTTTCGCGTGCTCGGTTTCAAAGATTACCATCCCCGAATGCGCGGCATCGGGCAGAAGTGGAGCAACTTCCAACGCTTACAGGAAAAGCGCCGTCAGATCCGCGAGACTCCCGAGCAAGTGCGCTTTGACCGCATGGAACCCATCAAACGGGAAGCTTTTCAACCGGACGATGATGCCATCATCGCCACGAATCCGCTGGAGATGAGCTTCTTTCTGGAACGCGCCGGTTGTCGCGTGGAGAGTGTTTCCTGCACGGATCGTTATGTGGCCGCGCCAGTCGAGTTCGGGTTGAATCTCGGTCCTTGGCGCTGGGGCATGTTCAATGCCTTCCTCATCGCCACCAAGATCAAGTGA